In a genomic window of Glycine max cultivar Williams 82 chromosome 13, Glycine_max_v4.0, whole genome shotgun sequence:
- the LOC100778882 gene encoding glycine-rich cell wall structural protein 2 → MATSWSCYLLALLLFMSTIVSESRVARKDLGLDLGGLGVGLGLGLGLGIGGGSGSGAGAGAGSGSGSGSGSSSSSASSSASSSSSSGSGGSGAGSEAGSYAGSRAGSGSGRSQGRGGGGGGGGGGGGGGGSGYGHGEGYGHGEGYGQGGGD, encoded by the coding sequence ATGGCAACATCTTGGTCATGTTATCTACTTGCATTGCTTCTTTTTATGTCAACTATTGTATCAGAGAGTAGAGTGGCAAGGAAGGACTTGGGCCTGGACCTTGGTGGGTTGGGGGTTGGACTTGGACTGGGTTTGGGCCTGGGGATAGGAGGTGGCAGTGGCTCTGGAGCTGGTGCCGGAGCAGGGTCTGGTTCTGGTTCTGGTTCTGGTTCTAGTTCCAGTTCTGCCTCAAGTTCAGCTTCCTCATCTTCCAGTTCTGGCTCTGGCGGCTCCGGAGCTGGCTCCGAAGCCGGTTCATATGCTGGCTCTCGTGCCGGATCAGGATCTGGAAGAAGTCAAGGAAGGGGAGGTGGCGGTGGCGGTGGcggaggcggtggtggtggcggTGGCTCAGGCTATGGTCATGGTGAGGGCTATGGCCATGGTGAGGGTTACGGTCAAGGCGGTGGTGATTAA